The Oncorhynchus tshawytscha isolate Ot180627B linkage group LG30, Otsh_v2.0, whole genome shotgun sequence genome includes a region encoding these proteins:
- the LOC112229061 gene encoding LOW QUALITY PROTEIN: wiskott-Aldrich syndrome protein family member 3 (The sequence of the model RefSeq protein was modified relative to this genomic sequence to represent the inferred CDS: inserted 2 bases in 1 codon), which produces MPLVKRCIEPRHLCRGAVPDGVTSELECVTNSTLAAIIKQLGGLSRHAEDIFGELFNEANSFYMRMNSLQERVDLLAVKVTQLDSTVEEVSLQDINMRKAFKSSTIQDQQVVSRNSILNPVMEMYHRCDKPPPLNILSPYRDDKKDGLKFYTDPSYFFNLWKEKMIQATENKRKEKRKQKAGDKEQKQVEDPSREVKKVRKARNRRQEWNMMAYDKEFRPDTRLTPSPYHGMSSEGSLSPDRSGMSDEQSYPASPNHPPQEGVVLGPDGKEHLTGPNQTQSLDRAYRPPAAATTAAQGRQHSLGRMQPHHGPTPADPSLNGPRPAASKEASGHQMPEHFIPPAPPPPPPLIPSAQTAFDSKTGPPTLAPGTVATLSRPYSPSPSAPXPAGYVPSPSHPVTGGPPVAPPPPPPGGPPTFAPSPAHAIHPSGGTLPRKGKVLGIPISDARSDLLSAIRRGIQLRKVQEQREQEAKKEPVGNDVATILSRRIAVEYSESDEDSEPEENEWSD; this is translated from the exons ATGCCGCTGGTGAAGAGATGCATCGAGCCCAGGCACCTGTGCCGTGGAGCCGTGCCAGATGGGGTCACCAGCGAGCTGGAGTGTGTCACTAACAGCACCCTGGCAGCCATCATCAAACAGTTGGGGGGCCTGA GTCGACATGCAGAGGACATCTTCGGGGAGCTGTTCAACGAGGCCAACAGCTTCTACATGAGAATGAACAGCCTCCAGGAGAGAGTGGACCTGCTGGCTGTCAAAGTCACCCAGCTGGACTCCACTGTGGAGGAGG TTTCGCTGCAGGACATCAACATGAGGAAGGCTTTCAAGAGCTCCACCATCCAGGACCAACAGGTGGTGTCCAGGAACTCCATCCTCAACCCTGTCATGGAGATGTACCATCGCTGTGACAAACCTCCACCCCTCAACATCCTCAGCCCCTACAG GGATGACAAAAAGGATGGCCTGAAGTTCTACACAGACCCATCCTACTTCTTTAACCTGTGGAAGGAGAAGATGATCCAAGCAACAGAAAACAAGCGGAAGGAGAAGAGGAAGCAGAAGGCGGGTGACAAG GAGCAGAAACAGGTGGAGGACCCCAGCCGGGAGGTGAAGAAGGTGAGGAAGGCCCGGAACCGCCGTCAGGAGTGGAACATGATGGCCTACGACAAGGAGTTCCGTCCAGACACCCGCCTCACACCTTCACCCTACCATGGCATGTCATCTGAGGGATCCCTCTCTCCAGACAG GTCTGGTATGTCTGATGAACAGTCCTACCCTGCCAGCCCTAACCACCCACCCCAGGAGGGAGTTGTGCTGGGTCCTGATGGGAAGGAGCACCTAACAGGCCCCAACCAGACCCAGTCCCTGGACCGGGCCTACCGCCCCCCTGCTGCTGCTACCACTGCAGCTCAAGGCCGCCAGCATTCCCTGGGCCGCATGCAGCCCCACCACGGACCCACACCTGCAGACCCATCCCTGAACGGACCCCGGCCCGCAGCTTCCAAAGAGGCCAG CGGTCACCAGATGCCAGAGCACTTTATCCCTCCGGCCccgcccccacctcctcccctcatcccctcaGCCCAGACGGCCTTTGACAGCAAAACAGGGCCTCCCACCCTGGCCCCTGGCACAGTGGCCACCCTGTCCCGCCCCTACAGCCCCTCACCCTCCGCCCC ACCCGCTGGCTAtgtcccctctccatctcaccctgtcACTGGAGGACCTCCTGttgcccctcctccacccccacctggTGGCCCCCCAACATTCGCTCCCTCACCAGCCCATGCCATACACCCCTCTGGGGGAACACTGCCAAGGAAGGGCAAGGTGCTAGGCATCCCGATAAGTGACGCACGCAGCGACCTGCTGTCAGCCATCCGCAGAG GCATCCAGCTGAGGAAGGTGCAGGAGCAGCGTGAGCAGGAAGCCAAGAAGGAGCCAGTGGGGAACGACGTGGCCACCATCCTGTCCCGACGCATCGCAGTGGAGTACAGCGAATCAGATGAGGACTCGGAGCCTGAGGAGAACGAGTGGTCAGACTGA
- the LOC112228161 gene encoding G-protein coupled receptor 12-like yields MLCDDSLSAAAMSNQFKNTSSSTWDVQEGGNSTPPPSFQFVMEPVVISVNPWDIVLCVTGTLMSCENAIVLALIIYTPTLKAPMFVLIGSLAFADLLAGLGLIVNFTITYIFDTGFVTLLSAGLLITAFSASVLNILAITVDRYLSLYNALTYHTERTVIFTIVTLVLIWVTSITLGALPIMGWNCLEDETTCSICAPIDKNHAAALAVTFLFVFALILQLYLQICKIAFRHAQQIAVQQKFMTTSHSSSPTTKGVSTLSIILGTFALCWIPFAMYSLVADIGYPPVYTYVTALPAICHSMINPIIYAFRNPDLQKSMRIAFCCGCVSSNFPLRPRTPSDV; encoded by the exons ATGCTCTG tgaTGATTCACTCTCTGCCGCAGCAATGAGTAACCAATTCAAAAACACCTCTTCCTCAACCTGGGATGTTCAAGAAGGAGGGAATTCCACGCCACCTCCATCATTCCAGTTCGTAATGGAACCGGTGGTCATAAGCGTCAACCCCTGGGATATAGTCCTGTGTGTCACGGGAACCCTAATGTCCTGCGAAAATGCAATTGTCCTTGCCTTAATTATTTACACGCCCACCCTGAAAGCGCCCATGTTTGTGTTGATAGGGAGCTTGGCTTTTGCGGACCTATTGGCCGGGCTTGGTTTGATAGTGAATTTCACCATCACCTACATTTTTGATACGGGATTCGTGACGCTGCTATCAGCTGGACTGCTCATCACTGCTTTTTCGGCCTCCGTTCTCAATATCCTGGCAATCACGGTGGATAGATACCTCTCCCTTTACAACGCACTGACTTACCACACGGAACGAACGGTGATTTTTACCATCGTCACACTGGTGCTCATTTGGGTGACTAGCATCACTCTTGGTGCGCTACCGATCATGGGATGGAACTGCCTTGAGGATGAGACGACTTGCAGCATTTGCGCCCCCATTGATAAAAATCACGCCGCTGCACTGGCGGTGACTTTTCTTTTTGTGTTTGCACTTATTTTGCAACTATACCTCCAGATTTGCAAGATTGCTTTTCGGCATGCGCAGCAAATCGCCGTGCAGCAGAAGTTCATGActacctcccactcctcctcccccaccactaAAGGGGTATCCACCCTCTCCATTATCCTTGGCACCTTTGCATTGTGCTGGATCCCTTTCGCCATGTACTCTCTGGTGGCTGACATCGGATATCCACCTGTCTATACCTACGTCACCGCTCTGCCGGCCATTTGTCACTCTATGATAAACCCCATCATTTATGCTTTCAGAAATCCTGACCTACAGAAATCTATGAGAATCGCTTTTTGTTGTGGATGTGTATCTTCCAACTTCCCTCTGCGACCAAGGACACCAAGTGATGTCTAG